From Ptiloglossa arizonensis isolate GNS036 chromosome 10, iyPtiAriz1_principal, whole genome shotgun sequence, the proteins below share one genomic window:
- the Rtgef gene encoding rho-type guanine nucleotide exchange factor isoform X5 → MKLETLLKLQSLGFSFSFPFSLLPLGPMIESILVLCATKEDQQRWIELLIQEQTTSSSLVKSSTTSRVSCNLPPYARLSRYFAKLVKRKIINPELLKKLLYLQYVLKPNLSNVKMRKPNVTTYILYPMQDSNRSRSNDSETMSFETNKIVEEQRHDKTSTLRKSTLHLDVKYAVGDIDLSTVGIRNGSSFTEFVSERNSIREASKSLPITVYTSTIALPGIVPVTDDVNETAADSQLGYGSRTADLPVSFPIARNFYRDRHGNIKRQHVGAAAAMNCWRSIGCTREQPITVTSNVQRSMICACDADCEHRYRTSTRQEIEIDSRADASMRSSDSGMAESYRMNSSEINSSCKSYTCNGKKCDIRIPERNSFGESENDENNFEYQCICTSPFDSTPRDSAHLSDLSKSADDVLCSSIRDATVSKAESSSRFLHDADETQVEGNAIHVSSDESEHSTQRRFTQPIPYVHQTIVRKVGRNAIQPDRPVVKDNYDGTSQVYTSGLYAHWWLKKSIPFSGFTDQAMLCEVSFRFANTDTHREKSNRKKGSVLNS, encoded by the exons atgaaattagaaacgctttTGAAATTACAG tctctcggtttctcgttctccttccccttctcgcTTCTTCCCTTAGGGCCGATGATCGAAAGCATTCTCGTGCTCTGTGCCACAAAAGAGGATCAACAGCGTTGGATCGAACTTTTGATACAAGAACAAACGACAAGCAGCAGTCTAGTGAAATCGTCGACCACGTCACGCGTGAGTTGTAATCTACCTCCGTACGCTCGCCTCTCGAGGTATTTTGCCAAGCTGGTCAAGAGAAAGATTATCAATCCCGAACTACTGAAGAAATTACTATATTTGCAATATGTTTTGAAACCGAACTTAAGTAATGTAAAGATGCGAAAGCCCAACGTAACGACTTATATCCTTTATCCGATGCAAGATAGTAACAGATCTCGGTCCAATGATTCCGAAACGATGAGttttgaaacgaacaaaatcgTGGAGGAGCAACGACACGATAAAACATCGACGTTGCGTAAATCTACATTGCATCTCGATGTAAAGTATGCAGTGGGCGATATCGATCTTAGTACAGTGGGGATAAGGAACGGTTCGTCTTTCACGGAGTTCGTGTCCGAACGCAACAGTATACGCGAGGCCAGCAAAAGTTTACCCATTACCGTTTATACTTCAACAATTGCTCTACCCGGCATCGTTCCCGTCACCGATGACGTAAACGAGACTGCTGCCGATAGCCAACTCGGTTATGGATCGCGTACAGCTGATCTTCCCGTTTCATTTCCAATTGCTCGTAATTTCTATCGAGATCGGCACGGTAATATAAAAAGACAACACGTAGGCGCTGCAGCCGCGATGAACTGTTGGAGGAGCATCGGATGTACTCGAGAGCAACCGATCACCGTTACTTCGAACGTTCAACGTTCGATGATTTGCGCGTGTGACGCGGACTGTGAACACCGATATCGGACATCTACTCGACAAGAGATCGAGATCGATTCTCGCGCGGATGCTAGCATGCGTTCGTCGGATTCAGGAATGGCCGAAAGCTATCGGATGAATTCCTCTGAGATCAATTCTTCGTGTAAATCGTATACGTGCAACGGTAAAAAGTGCGATATTAGAATACCAGAGAGAAATTCGTTCGGCGAAAGtgaaaacgatgaaaataacTTCGAGTATCAATGCATCTGTACCTCGCCCTTTGATTCTACTCCTAGGGATAGCGCGCATCTGTCCGATTTATCGAAAAGTGCCGATGATGTTTTGTGTTCGTCGATTCGCGATGCAACCGTCTCGAAAGCCGAAAGTTCTAGTCGCTTTTTACACGATGCTGACGAAACGCAAGTCGAGGGGAACGCGATACACGTGTCATCGGATGAGTCTGAACATTCGACGCAGAGAAGGTTTACGCAACCGATACCGTACGTCCATCAAACCATCGTACGAAAAGTTGGGAGAAATGCGATTCAACCGGATCGTCCTGTCGTCAAAGACAATTACGACGGAACGAGTCAAGTCTATACGTCGGGACTGTATGCTCATTGGTGGTTGAAGAAATCTATACCGTTTTCTGGATTCACAGATCAAG CCATGTTGTGTGAAGTAAGCTTTCGCTTTGCTAATACTGATACGCATCGcgagaaatcgaatcgaaagaaagGATCCGTCTTAAACTCGTAG